From the Flavobacterium galactosidilyticum genome, one window contains:
- a CDS encoding chaperone modulator CbpM, whose protein sequence is MNLENLIPIPELCSHYELEMSFFVNLSEMGLLQITTFETTAYIDLDSIYKIEKIIHLHQDLEVNIEGIDVIFNLLQKMDSLQKEVIALKNRLRLYES, encoded by the coding sequence ATGAATTTAGAAAATTTGATACCAATCCCCGAGTTGTGTTCCCATTACGAACTTGAGATGTCATTTTTTGTAAATCTCAGTGAAATGGGTTTGTTGCAAATAACAACATTTGAAACTACCGCTTATATTGATTTAGATTCTATATACAAAATAGAAAAAATAATACATCTACATCAAGACTTAGAAGTGAACATCGAAGGAATTGATGTGATTTTTAATTTGTTACAAAAAATGGATTCACTACAAAAAGAAGTAATTGCCCTAAAAAACAGGTTGCGGTTGTACGAAAGTTAA
- a CDS encoding response regulator, producing the protein MNQKLVNILLVEDDEVDVMNVKRAFSKNNIMNPLFVAGNGIEALEMLESKIIPLPKIIILDINMPKMNGIEFLKIMRENEKLKNISVFVMTTSNEDSDKINAYNLNVAGYILKPLSFEKFLTSVATLKNFWQLCEM; encoded by the coding sequence ATGAACCAAAAATTGGTAAATATTTTATTAGTCGAAGACGATGAAGTAGATGTAATGAATGTAAAAAGAGCATTCTCTAAAAACAATATAATGAATCCGCTTTTTGTTGCCGGAAATGGAATTGAAGCACTTGAAATGTTAGAAAGTAAAATTATTCCTTTGCCTAAAATCATTATTTTGGATATCAATATGCCAAAAATGAATGGAATTGAGTTTCTAAAAATAATGAGAGAAAATGAAAAGCTTAAAAATATATCTGTTTTTGTGATGACAACATCTAATGAAGACAGTGACAAGATAAATGCATACAATCTGAATGTTGCGGGTTATATCCTTAAACCGCTTTCTTTTGAAAAATTTTTAACCTCAGTCGCTACTCTTAAAAACTTTTGGCAATTGTGTGAAATGTAA
- a CDS encoding response regulator → MTVVLKILIIDDDKVDSTTISRSISQSGIVAEVDSVFSAKEGIEMIKSLKYDLIFLDYLMPDTDGITFLKKIRDLDIETPVIFVTSQGDEKIASQAILSGASDYIPKTLLTPDGVSQSIRNTIKLHESLKLRKAAELELKINSNRLLEAHKLAKIGSWEINMSNNEIYFSDEFFAIFEVERQKITSIDYFKSFFTDVKDLALFKNNLKSVMATNAETQFHHSITSKKGNVKYINQYIKCLNDEKNKPYKILGTIQDISEQKITELELIRAKELAEKAVVIKEQFLANMSHEIRTPMNGIIGFARILESTNLDDNQKQSVEAIKKAGQNLMYIINDILDFSKIEADKMTLEEVDFSLSRTVNSVIELLFQNASEKKIKLLCDIDPKINDNLIGDPTKLIQILLNLVGNALKFTEKGFVELIVSEIEETETETLLKFVIVDTGIGIPTDKIDSVFESFNQASNETTRRYGGTGLGLTITKKLVELQGGKIKVESTVSEGSEFSFYLKYKKVQKGMLIDTHVNSSTIDSDFLKDIKILLVEDNELNQLLAVKVFEKWNKKIDIVDNGKLAIEKITNNTYDIILMDIQMPEMDGLELTSYIRENMGEKSVIPIIALTAHATVDEEQKCLDSGMNDYLSKPYDFNVLLNKIYQNLNKNKVNNMPVFETQKEQVTSEKLIDFHYLKDFSDGDENFIKNMISLFLDKTPETMEIIMESNTNDDIKILKDEIHKLKSSLSILGMVKASDCVDIIEKEIEINPLGQKRKDEVNNLNVMCQLAIKELEFANEF, encoded by the coding sequence ATGACAGTTGTTTTAAAAATTTTAATAATTGATGACGATAAAGTTGACTCTACAACTATTAGTCGTTCTATATCTCAATCTGGAATTGTAGCAGAGGTTGACAGTGTTTTCTCAGCAAAAGAAGGAATCGAAATGATTAAATCATTAAAGTATGACTTAATCTTTTTAGATTACTTAATGCCGGACACTGATGGTATTACTTTCCTAAAGAAAATTAGAGATTTAGATATTGAAACTCCAGTTATTTTTGTAACCTCACAAGGGGATGAGAAAATAGCCAGTCAAGCCATTTTAAGCGGTGCGTCTGATTATATTCCGAAAACTTTATTGACCCCTGATGGTGTATCGCAAAGTATTAGAAATACAATTAAATTACACGAAAGTTTAAAACTTCGAAAAGCTGCGGAATTAGAACTGAAGATAAATTCTAATCGACTTCTTGAAGCACACAAATTAGCTAAAATAGGAAGCTGGGAAATTAACATGAGTAATAATGAGATATATTTCTCAGATGAATTCTTTGCTATTTTTGAAGTTGAAAGACAAAAAATTACTTCAATTGATTATTTTAAATCTTTTTTTACTGATGTAAAAGATTTAGCGCTTTTTAAAAACAATTTGAAATCTGTTATGGCTACTAATGCTGAAACACAATTTCATCATAGCATCACGAGTAAAAAAGGAAATGTAAAATACATCAATCAATATATAAAATGTTTGAATGATGAAAAGAACAAGCCTTATAAAATTCTGGGTACAATTCAAGATATTAGTGAACAAAAAATAACAGAATTAGAGCTAATACGAGCCAAAGAATTAGCTGAAAAAGCTGTTGTGATTAAGGAGCAGTTTCTTGCTAATATGAGTCATGAAATTCGTACACCTATGAATGGGATCATTGGATTTGCTAGGATTTTAGAAAGCACAAATTTAGATGATAATCAAAAACAAAGCGTAGAAGCTATAAAAAAAGCAGGTCAAAACTTGATGTATATTATTAATGATATTCTGGATTTCTCTAAAATTGAAGCCGATAAAATGACTTTGGAAGAAGTAGATTTCTCTTTGTCAAGAACCGTAAACTCTGTAATTGAATTGCTTTTTCAAAACGCAAGTGAGAAAAAAATAAAATTATTGTGCGATATCGACCCTAAGATAAATGATAATCTAATAGGAGATCCTACAAAGTTGATTCAAATTTTACTCAACTTAGTAGGTAATGCATTGAAATTTACAGAAAAGGGCTTTGTCGAATTAATTGTTAGTGAAATTGAAGAGACTGAAACTGAAACTTTGTTGAAGTTTGTAATAGTCGATACGGGAATAGGTATTCCAACAGATAAAATAGATTCTGTATTTGAAAGCTTTAATCAAGCATCAAATGAAACAACAAGAAGATATGGCGGTACGGGATTAGGCCTTACCATTACTAAGAAACTTGTCGAGTTGCAAGGTGGAAAGATTAAAGTTGAAAGTACTGTTTCTGAAGGAAGTGAATTTTCTTTTTACTTAAAATATAAAAAGGTACAAAAAGGAATGCTGATTGATACACATGTAAACAGTAGCACTATAGATTCAGATTTTTTGAAGGATATTAAAATCTTATTGGTTGAAGACAACGAACTCAATCAGCTCTTAGCGGTAAAAGTTTTTGAAAAATGGAATAAGAAAATTGACATAGTTGATAATGGAAAATTAGCAATTGAAAAGATTACTAATAATACTTATGATATTATTTTAATGGATATTCAAATGCCAGAAATGGATGGATTAGAGCTTACAAGTTACATTAGAGAAAACATGGGAGAAAAATCTGTTATTCCAATAATTGCTTTGACAGCTCATGCAACAGTAGATGAGGAGCAAAAATGTCTAGACAGTGGAATGAATGATTATTTATCTAAACCATATGATTTCAATGTGTTATTGAATAAAATATATCAAAATTTAAATAAGAATAAAGTAAATAATATGCCGGTTTTTGAAACGCAGAAAGAACAAGTTACATCAGAAAAATTAATTGATTTTCACTATTTAAAAGATTTTTCAGATGGTGACGAGAATTTTATAAAAAATATGATTTCTCTTTTTTTAGATAAAACTCCAGAAACAATGGAAATAATCATGGAGTCTAATACAAACGATGATATCAAAATCTTGAAAGATGAGATTCATAAACTAAAATCGTCACTCAGTATTTTAGGAATGGTCAAAGCCTCTGATTGTGTTGATATTATCGAAAAGGAAATAGAAATAAATCCGTTAGGTCAAAAGCGTAAAGATGAGGTTAACAATCTGAACGTCATGTGTCAGTTAGCTATTAAAGAGTTGGAATTTGCAAATGAATTTTAG
- a CDS encoding cysteine desulfurase family protein yields MKKVYLDNASTTAVYPEVIQEMTKVLTEDYGNPSSTHSLGRKSKSILELSRKSIAQNMNATAQEIIFTSCGTEANNWVLRSAVKDLKVKRIITSKMEHHAVLYTALVLEKDFGIQIDYVHVKPSGEVDLTHLVELLSQETKTLVSLMHVNNETGTVLDLERVGVICQEHSALFHSDTVQSVGKTAIDLQKLSVDFIVASAHKFHGPKGVGFAFVRKNSGLQPLFFGGEQEKGLRAGTEALHQIAGMAKALSLSYNCLEAHQSHILDLKKYLISKLELEFPDHKINGGSDAFYTILNVLLPFSEAKTAMILFHLDMKGIAVSRGSACQSGSIKPSHVLLEILSEEDLKKPSLRISFSHFNTKEDIDILVEALKSI; encoded by the coding sequence ATGAAAAAAGTATATCTTGATAACGCATCAACAACTGCTGTGTATCCAGAAGTAATTCAAGAAATGACAAAGGTTTTAACTGAGGATTATGGAAATCCATCATCCACTCACAGCTTAGGGCGTAAGTCTAAAAGTATTCTCGAACTTTCTCGAAAGTCTATTGCACAAAATATGAACGCTACTGCACAGGAAATAATTTTCACTTCTTGCGGCACAGAAGCTAATAATTGGGTTCTTCGTTCAGCGGTTAAAGATTTGAAAGTAAAGCGCATCATTACGAGCAAAATGGAACATCACGCTGTTTTGTATACTGCCTTAGTATTAGAAAAAGATTTTGGTATTCAAATCGACTATGTGCATGTAAAACCAAGTGGCGAAGTGGATTTGACACATTTAGTGGAGCTACTTTCGCAGGAAACGAAAACATTAGTTAGCTTGATGCATGTAAATAATGAGACTGGGACTGTATTAGACTTAGAGCGAGTTGGTGTTATTTGTCAAGAACATAGTGCGTTATTTCATTCAGATACTGTTCAGTCTGTTGGTAAAACAGCTATTGATTTGCAAAAACTCTCAGTAGATTTTATCGTAGCTAGTGCTCATAAATTTCACGGTCCTAAAGGTGTTGGTTTTGCTTTTGTACGTAAAAATTCAGGATTGCAACCTTTGTTTTTTGGAGGAGAACAAGAAAAAGGTTTGCGAGCAGGAACCGAAGCTTTGCATCAAATTGCTGGTATGGCAAAGGCATTATCTCTTTCTTATAACTGTTTAGAGGCGCATCAAAGTCATATTTTAGATTTAAAAAAGTATCTTATATCAAAATTAGAATTAGAATTTCCAGATCATAAAATTAATGGTGGTTCTGATGCTTTTTATACTATTTTAAATGTTTTATTGCCTTTTTCAGAAGCTAAGACAGCGATGATTTTATTTCATTTAGACATGAAAGGTATTGCCGTTTCTAGGGGAAGTGCTTGTCAATCAGGGAGTATAAAACCATCCCATGTTTTACTCGAGATTTTGTCAGAAGAAGATTTAAAGAAGCCAAGTTTACGCATATCGTTTAGTCATTTCAATACTAAAGAGGATATTGATATATTAGTAGAAGCTTTAAAAAGTATTTAG
- a CDS encoding phospholipase D-like domain-containing protein, translating into MIKTDDSFIIPNNLELVHSGEDYFARLEAILQGAHVEIYILMYLFENDTTGKKIITALKEAALRKVAIYIVLDGLGSLSFPSEQIIQLKETGINIRFFAPLFSTYSFYLGRRLHSKIVVVDAKIALIGGINIANKYQGTTTEKAWLDYAVQLKGEVAKPLKQLCSDIYLKKRKLRDKKLRFIFGMQQDTSIRILQNDWLKGKDQICDSYIHSIRNAKKEIIIVGSYFLPGIRIIQALKKASKNKVAIKLILSGKSDLPLTRRATCFLYEKLLKYNIELYEWDESVLHGKVAVIDGKWSTIGSFNLNNLSSYGSLETNVEINSESFSIMFREHLNEIILQCHNITLESLKAKNSVMTKFINLISYGITRIIEILITYTPYKRFYH; encoded by the coding sequence ATGATAAAAACTGACGATAGCTTTATTATTCCTAACAATCTGGAGTTAGTGCACAGTGGCGAAGATTACTTTGCCCGTTTAGAAGCTATCCTACAAGGAGCACACGTTGAGATTTATATTCTAATGTATCTTTTTGAAAATGATACGACAGGCAAAAAAATTATCACTGCATTAAAGGAAGCTGCTCTCCGGAAGGTTGCTATTTATATAGTTTTGGATGGATTAGGATCTTTATCGTTTCCTTCAGAACAGATAATTCAACTAAAAGAAACGGGGATCAATATTCGCTTTTTCGCTCCTTTATTCTCAACCTATTCCTTTTATCTTGGTCGAAGACTTCACAGTAAAATTGTAGTTGTCGATGCAAAAATTGCACTAATTGGCGGAATAAATATCGCTAATAAATACCAAGGTACTACAACAGAAAAAGCTTGGTTGGACTATGCTGTTCAATTAAAAGGCGAAGTTGCTAAACCTCTTAAACAGCTTTGTAGCGATATTTACTTAAAAAAAAGAAAGCTAAGAGACAAGAAACTAAGATTTATATTTGGGATGCAACAGGACACTTCTATTCGCATCCTTCAGAATGATTGGTTAAAAGGAAAAGACCAAATTTGTGATTCCTACATACACTCGATACGAAATGCAAAAAAAGAAATCATCATTGTAGGTAGTTATTTTCTTCCCGGAATCCGCATCATTCAAGCTTTGAAAAAAGCATCTAAAAATAAAGTGGCTATCAAATTAATTTTATCCGGCAAATCAGATCTTCCGCTAACAAGACGAGCAACTTGCTTTCTTTACGAAAAACTTCTCAAATACAATATTGAATTGTACGAATGGGACGAATCTGTTTTGCATGGAAAAGTGGCCGTTATTGATGGCAAATGGTCAACAATAGGCTCATTTAACCTGAACAATTTAAGTTCATATGGTAGTCTGGAAACTAATGTCGAAATAAATTCTGAATCTTTTTCCATTATGTTTCGCGAACACCTCAACGAAATCATCTTACAATGTCATAATATAACCCTAGAATCGCTAAAAGCAAAAAACAGTGTAATGACAAAATTTATTAATTTAATTTCGTACGGGATTACTAGAATTATCGAAATACTGATTACCTACACACCCTATAAACGTTTTTATCATTAA
- a CDS encoding EamA family transporter, with translation MRLNKYYSAAFLAFFIWGFFSFALKPLHNYPSLDILFYRVFFSVTTMLLINLAFRRNVIRKDWNHFKNSSIKERKSIVALTLGGGLFLTLNWFVFIYVVNHISVNAASLAYLICPILTTVFAFFILKEKLSKWQWVAVMISLFSCVLLSFGHFHDIFYSLIVAATYALYLVSQRKNSEIDKFLVLTIQLVFTAIVLLPFYPKYSGAIPIEPLFYGCMLFIVALFTIIPLFLNLYALKGINSSAVGIMIYINPIITFLVAIFYYNEQISAIQIFSYFLIFISILIYNEKALFARKLKVVRSEIKPSN, from the coding sequence ATGAGACTTAATAAATATTATTCGGCTGCTTTTTTAGCTTTTTTCATCTGGGGTTTTTTTAGTTTTGCTTTAAAGCCTTTACATAATTATCCTTCGTTAGATATTCTATTTTATCGGGTATTTTTTAGTGTAACAACAATGCTGTTAATTAATCTCGCTTTTAGGAGAAATGTAATTAGAAAAGACTGGAATCATTTTAAAAACAGCTCTATTAAAGAGAGAAAAAGCATCGTAGCTTTGACCCTTGGAGGAGGATTATTTCTTACCTTAAATTGGTTTGTTTTCATTTATGTTGTCAATCATATCAGCGTGAATGCGGCTTCCCTAGCGTATTTGATTTGTCCTATTCTCACCACAGTTTTTGCTTTCTTTATTCTAAAGGAAAAATTGAGTAAGTGGCAATGGGTGGCTGTAATGATTAGTCTTTTTAGCTGTGTTTTACTTTCATTCGGTCATTTTCATGATATATTTTACAGTCTGATTGTCGCTGCAACTTATGCACTATACTTAGTGAGCCAAAGAAAAAATAGCGAAATTGATAAATTTTTAGTACTTACTATTCAACTGGTTTTCACAGCAATTGTTCTTCTTCCTTTTTATCCAAAGTATAGTGGTGCAATTCCTATAGAGCCTTTGTTTTACGGATGTATGTTATTCATTGTTGCACTGTTTACAATCATTCCGTTATTCTTAAACCTGTATGCTCTTAAAGGAATCAACTCTTCAGCAGTAGGAATTATGATTTACATCAATCCAATAATTACGTTCTTAGTAGCTATTTTTTATTATAATGAACAAATAAGTGCTATTCAAATATTTTCGTACTTCTTAATCTTTATTTCGATATTGATTTATAATGAAAAGGCATTATTCGCTAGAAAATTAAAAGTAGTCCGATCAGAAATTAAGCCTTCTAATTAA
- a CDS encoding PAS domain-containing protein, which translates to MKIYPTPTNETERLKALKAYSVLDTLSEKEYDAITQLASYICDTPIALVSLIDEERQWFKSTVGLEASETPRNISFCQYTIMGDDIFEVANALESELFSENPLVTGNPDIRFYAGAPLRNKEGYNLGSLCVIDTKARSLTDDQKKALQLLAAQVVSLLDLRKKNSDFLDSQKELDNFIELSVDLVCIANVDGMLYKVNPAFTTVLGYSKEELAGSSFMNLVHPDDLAMTFKEVEKLAQGEMSISFENRYRCKNGDYIVLSWNTSPNPVTGNLYCIARNITKEKIAEQNLIDGNNLLEESQRIAKIGSWKFNLTTNDLVWSDGHYRIFEMDKLPSNELYKTYRDLVHKDDLIKLDKVNEKALKTGENFKVKYRIVLPNERIKHILEIGQPFKNEKGEVIELKGIIQDITEITVAEREITQKTKEIKDIRSALDESAIVSISDQNGLLTFVNDNFCTVSKYSHNELIGRDQRTITGYFSKDGTKEILNTIVQGNVWKGEIKNSAKDGSSYWEKMTIVPFLDEMNKPYQYISISTDISDQKNAEENLTDALVSLEKKNKELDEFAYVVSHDLKAPLRAINNLSEWIVEDMPNMPQDVISNFDLLRGRVLRMENLINGVLEYARIGRIALEKEDIDLKELLDQIIDSIVPKEGFEIKVSDNFPVIESEKILLQQVFSNLISNAVKYSNKPVGEIECIYESLPDYHQFTIKDNGPGIAEEYHEKIFKVFQTIEARDVKESTGVGLSIVKKIVEEKGGTIHIESQENKGCSFIFTFPK; encoded by the coding sequence ATGAAAATATATCCTACACCTACTAATGAAACTGAAAGACTCAAAGCACTTAAAGCATATTCCGTTTTAGATACTTTATCTGAGAAAGAATACGATGCCATTACGCAGCTTGCCTCTTATATATGTGACACTCCTATAGCGTTAGTTAGTTTAATAGATGAAGAACGGCAATGGTTTAAATCAACCGTTGGCTTAGAAGCTAGTGAAACTCCAAGAAACATATCTTTTTGCCAATATACAATTATGGGCGATGATATTTTTGAAGTGGCTAATGCGCTAGAAAGCGAATTGTTTTCTGAAAATCCACTTGTTACGGGTAATCCTGACATTCGATTTTATGCTGGAGCACCACTTCGTAATAAAGAGGGATACAATTTGGGCTCACTTTGTGTAATTGATACCAAAGCAAGGAGTCTTACTGATGATCAAAAAAAAGCGCTCCAATTGCTAGCTGCTCAAGTAGTTTCTTTATTGGATTTACGTAAAAAAAATTCTGATTTCCTTGACTCTCAGAAAGAGTTAGATAATTTTATTGAACTTTCTGTAGATTTAGTTTGCATCGCAAATGTAGACGGGATGCTTTATAAAGTAAATCCAGCTTTTACTACTGTTTTAGGCTATTCTAAAGAAGAGCTTGCAGGATCCTCTTTTATGAACTTAGTTCATCCAGATGATTTAGCAATGACTTTCAAGGAAGTAGAAAAACTAGCGCAAGGTGAGATGAGTATTAGTTTTGAAAACCGTTATCGTTGTAAAAATGGTGATTATATAGTTTTGAGCTGGAATACCTCACCAAATCCAGTGACAGGCAATTTATATTGTATTGCCCGAAATATAACTAAAGAAAAAATTGCAGAACAAAATTTAATTGATGGTAATAATTTACTAGAAGAGTCACAGCGAATTGCAAAAATTGGGAGTTGGAAATTTAATTTAACTACCAATGATCTTGTTTGGTCTGACGGTCATTATCGTATTTTTGAAATGGATAAATTGCCTTCTAATGAACTGTATAAAACCTACAGAGATTTAGTACATAAAGATGACTTAATCAAGCTAGATAAGGTAAATGAGAAGGCTTTGAAAACCGGCGAAAATTTCAAAGTGAAATATAGAATTGTACTTCCTAATGAACGAATAAAACATATTTTAGAGATTGGGCAACCTTTTAAAAATGAAAAAGGAGAAGTAATTGAGTTAAAAGGTATTATTCAAGATATTACCGAGATAACGGTAGCTGAAAGAGAAATTACACAAAAAACTAAAGAAATTAAAGATATTAGATCAGCTCTTGACGAATCAGCAATTGTTTCTATTTCTGATCAAAACGGATTACTCACTTTTGTAAATGATAATTTCTGTACTGTTTCTAAGTATTCTCACAATGAACTGATAGGTAGAGATCAGCGAACTATTACCGGATATTTCTCTAAAGATGGAACTAAAGAAATTTTGAATACTATTGTACAAGGGAATGTGTGGAAGGGTGAAATTAAAAATTCAGCTAAAGACGGTTCTTCTTATTGGGAAAAGATGACTATCGTTCCTTTTTTAGATGAAATGAACAAACCTTATCAATACATTTCAATAAGTACAGACATAAGTGATCAAAAGAATGCAGAAGAAAATTTAACTGATGCACTGGTAAGTCTTGAAAAAAAGAACAAGGAACTCGACGAATTTGCTTACGTAGTCTCGCATGATTTGAAAGCTCCACTAAGAGCAATTAACAATCTTTCAGAATGGATAGTGGAAGATATGCCAAATATGCCACAAGATGTCATTTCAAATTTTGATTTGCTTCGCGGTAGAGTTTTGCGAATGGAAAACTTAATTAACGGTGTTCTGGAGTATGCACGTATTGGTAGAATAGCTCTCGAAAAAGAAGATATAGATTTGAAAGAGTTGTTAGACCAGATTATTGATTCTATAGTTCCAAAAGAAGGTTTTGAAATAAAAGTGAGTGATAACTTTCCAGTCATTGAATCAGAAAAAATACTTTTGCAACAAGTTTTTAGCAATTTGATCAGTAATGCGGTAAAATACAGTAATAAACCTGTAGGTGAAATAGAATGTATCTATGAATCGTTACCTGATTATCATCAATTTACTATAAAAGATAATGGTCCTGGAATTGCCGAAGAGTACCATGAAAAAATATTCAAAGTATTTCAAACTATTGAAGCACGAGATGTAAAAGAAAGTACTGGTGTTGGTTTGTCTATTGTCAAAAAAATCGTTGAAGAAAAAGGAGGAACTATACATATTGAATCGCAAGAAAATAAAGGATGTAGTTTCATTTTTACATTCCCTAAATAA
- a CDS encoding DnaJ C-terminal domain-containing protein, with protein MAFIDYYKTLEVDKKATEAEIKKAYRKLARKYHPDLNPNDKEAERKFKELNEANEVLSHVENRKKYDEYGENWQHGEQFEKFQQQRHYQGNPQQGGFDSSSFSGEGDFSDFFESMFGGRSSSSGGRRNAQFKGQDFNAELQLDLKDIYTAHKRTLTINGKNIRITIPAGVENGQQIKISGLGGEGSANAPKGDLYITFSIENHTNFKLEKHNLYSSVDIDIYTAILGGEITADTFDGKVKLIVKPGTQNGTKVKLKGKGFPVYKKEGEFGDLYLTYQIQIPKNLSEKEKELFTELAKLRTS; from the coding sequence ATGGCGTTCATAGACTATTACAAGACACTTGAAGTAGACAAAAAAGCAACTGAAGCCGAAATTAAAAAGGCGTATCGTAAACTTGCTCGTAAATACCATCCTGATTTGAATCCCAATGACAAAGAAGCTGAAAGAAAATTCAAGGAATTAAATGAAGCGAATGAAGTGCTAAGTCACGTAGAAAATCGTAAAAAATATGATGAATACGGCGAAAACTGGCAACATGGAGAACAATTTGAAAAATTCCAACAGCAACGTCATTATCAAGGTAATCCACAACAAGGAGGATTTGACAGTTCATCTTTCAGCGGCGAAGGTGATTTCTCTGATTTCTTTGAATCCATGTTTGGTGGTCGATCTTCCAGTAGTGGAGGACGCAGAAATGCACAATTTAAAGGTCAGGATTTTAATGCTGAACTGCAATTAGATCTAAAAGATATTTATACCGCACACAAAAGAACACTAACCATAAATGGAAAAAATATCCGAATTACAATTCCAGCTGGAGTAGAAAACGGACAGCAGATCAAAATAAGTGGATTGGGTGGCGAAGGTTCTGCTAATGCACCTAAAGGCGATTTATACATTACATTTTCTATTGAAAATCACACTAATTTTAAATTAGAAAAACACAATCTATACTCTAGCGTAGATATCGATATATATACTGCTATATTAGGAGGAGAAATTACCGCAGATACCTTTGATGGAAAAGTAAAACTGATAGTAAAACCAGGAACCCAAAATGGAACTAAAGTAAAGCTGAAAGGAAAAGGATTCCCCGTTTACAAAAAAGAAGGAGAATTTGGCGATTTGTATCTCACCTATCAAATACAAATTCCAAAAAATTTGTCTGAAAAAGAAAAAGAATTATTCACTGAACTCGCTAAATTAAGAACCTCATGA
- a CDS encoding sensor histidine kinase: MEQSEKNTQQELIALKKEFDDFVYIVSHDIKSPMRAISNIATWIEEDLGEIANKDVKTNLDLLKNRVNRLESMMNGLLELSRVERTDLEFYEVNIPKMMSSCIDLFNNDSNVEFSIASNLINENCVTLGLKLQKVLSNLIDNAIQFNDKESKKVAISIIENENDYQIIVADNGPGIPEDVAHKIFTIFYTVSSKDVVNTTGAGLAISCKIMKLVGGELKYTAGIDNGSVFTLNWPKIITLKK, encoded by the coding sequence ATGGAGCAGTCTGAAAAAAATACACAACAGGAATTAATAGCCCTTAAAAAGGAGTTTGATGATTTCGTCTACATAGTCTCACATGATATAAAATCACCCATGAGAGCGATTTCAAACATTGCAACTTGGATAGAAGAAGATCTTGGTGAAATAGCGAATAAAGACGTCAAAACTAACTTAGATTTACTAAAAAATAGAGTGAATCGTCTGGAAAGCATGATGAATGGCTTGTTAGAACTCTCTCGTGTGGAAAGAACGGATTTGGAGTTTTATGAAGTGAATATTCCCAAAATGATGAGTAGTTGTATCGACTTATTTAATAATGATTCAAATGTAGAATTTAGCATAGCAAGTAATCTAATTAACGAAAACTGCGTAACTTTAGGCTTAAAATTGCAAAAAGTATTAAGTAATTTGATTGATAATGCCATTCAATTCAACGATAAGGAAAGTAAAAAAGTAGCGATTTCGATTATAGAAAACGAGAATGATTATCAAATTATAGTTGCGGATAACGGACCTGGAATACCAGAGGATGTTGCTCATAAAATTTTCACTATTTTTTATACCGTTAGTTCTAAGGATGTTGTTAACACTACTGGTGCAGGATTAGCCATAAGTTGTAAGATCATGAAATTAGTAGGTGGAGAGTTAAAATATACAGCAGGTATCGATAACGGTTCTGTTTTTACACTAAATTGGCCTAAAATAATAACATTAAAAAAATAA
- a CDS encoding response regulator, giving the protein MRNTTILLIDNRKTIIETIKKSFLEVKIKHVLFTAANENEAWLMLDGSHKLNPIPKIILIDVNSTNNEGIDFLKAIRNHPDLKSSLVFVITDSKQEINKEAALQLNIAGYIHMVFESGKLNPSFSILNDYWNIIEF; this is encoded by the coding sequence ATGAGAAACACAACAATTCTGCTGATTGATAATCGAAAAACTATTATCGAAACTATTAAAAAATCTTTTCTGGAAGTTAAGATTAAACATGTACTATTTACAGCAGCAAATGAAAATGAGGCATGGTTGATGCTAGATGGTTCTCATAAATTAAATCCAATTCCTAAAATTATATTGATTGATGTGAATAGTACAAATAATGAAGGAATTGATTTTTTGAAAGCAATACGAAATCATCCTGATTTAAAGTCAAGTTTAGTTTTTGTAATCACTGATTCAAAACAAGAAATAAATAAAGAAGCTGCTTTACAATTGAATATAGCTGGCTATATTCATATGGTATTTGAAAGCGGTAAATTGAATCCTTCTTTTTCGATATTGAATGACTACTGGAATATCATTGAGTTTTAG